A DNA window from Vibrio cidicii contains the following coding sequences:
- a CDS encoding L-ribulose-5-phosphate 4-epimerase: MGELATGAAKSVLSQEERLKKLRHDVWQANLDLERHKLVTFTWGNVSAIDRESGLVVIKPSGVAYEDLSAENMVVVDLQGNVVEGDLNPPSDTATHLVLYRTYAKIGGVVHTHSPRATAWAQAGKEIPALGTTHADYFYGSIPCTRPLSNNEIARDYELNTGLVIVETIGDRDPTSIPGILVKEHAPFCWGKDAYQAVHNAVVTEVVAGMALQTLQINPAAQYINQALLDKRYLRKHGANAYYGQSEKNKG, translated from the coding sequence ATGGGTGAGTTAGCAACGGGCGCAGCTAAGTCGGTACTGAGCCAAGAAGAGCGCCTGAAAAAGCTTCGTCATGATGTGTGGCAAGCGAACTTAGATCTCGAACGTCACAAGTTAGTGACATTCACTTGGGGCAACGTTTCCGCTATCGATCGTGAGTCGGGTTTAGTGGTGATTAAGCCAAGCGGTGTTGCTTACGAAGATCTAAGCGCAGAAAACATGGTGGTGGTCGATTTGCAAGGCAATGTGGTTGAAGGGGATCTGAACCCGCCTTCAGATACCGCAACGCATTTGGTTCTGTATCGCACCTACGCCAAGATCGGTGGGGTGGTGCATACGCATTCTCCACGAGCCACGGCTTGGGCACAAGCTGGCAAGGAGATTCCTGCGTTAGGAACCACTCACGCTGATTATTTCTACGGCAGCATTCCATGTACGCGTCCGCTGTCGAACAACGAGATCGCTCGCGATTATGAACTTAATACCGGGTTAGTTATCGTGGAAACCATTGGCGACAGGGATCCAACGTCAATTCCCGGAATATTGGTGAAAGAACATGCGCCGTTTTGCTGGGGGAAAGATGCCTATCAAGCGGTACACAACGCCGTGGTGACAGAGGTGGTGGCCGGAATGGCGCTGCAAACTCTGCAGATCAATCCTGCAGCGCAATACATCAATCAAGCATTGCTTGATAAGCGTTACTTACGCAAACACGGAGCCAATGCTTATTACGGTCAATCTGAAAAGAATAAAGGGTAA